A single Actinomadura algeriensis DNA region contains:
- a CDS encoding sigma-70 family RNA polymerase sigma factor: MQKDVAPLVRAAQDGDDAARDELVAGHLPLLYNVVGWALDGHADVDDVVQESLLRALNNLAGLREPASFRSWLVSIAMNQVRTRWASLRRRTPVEPHAMARLAEPAPDFAETAVLRLELAGQRREVAEATRWLDPGERDVLALWWLEASGHLTRRELADGLGVSPAHAAVRVQRMKTQLGTCRAVVRALSDPRCGALVLDRWDGRPSPLWRKRVARHVRGCDACAERGRDLLPPEALLAGLVMVPPPKTLDPELVAATSASAVSGAGRAARWAAGAAALAAAVAAAVWFLYAPPDRTAPAPDAAPPVRRTPAAPSRTPVPETTPAKDRLDRLTSTPSPTMATVEERVVRLVNAERARAGCGPLRASPALREAARRHSSDMAARRVLDHRGAGGAGPGDRITAAGFRWSAYGENIAQGQPSPDRVVASWLGSPGHRANIVNCDYERIGVAVARGPGGPWWTQVFATER, from the coding sequence GTGCAGAAGGACGTGGCCCCGCTCGTGCGGGCGGCGCAGGACGGTGACGACGCGGCCAGGGACGAACTGGTCGCCGGCCACCTGCCGCTCCTCTACAACGTCGTCGGCTGGGCCCTGGACGGCCACGCCGACGTGGACGACGTCGTGCAGGAGTCGCTGCTGCGCGCGCTGAACAATCTCGCCGGGCTCCGCGAGCCCGCGAGCTTCCGCTCCTGGCTCGTCTCGATCGCCATGAACCAGGTGCGCACCCGGTGGGCGTCGCTCCGCCGCCGCACCCCCGTCGAACCGCACGCCATGGCCCGGCTCGCCGAACCCGCCCCCGACTTCGCGGAGACGGCCGTCCTGCGGCTCGAACTCGCCGGGCAGCGCCGCGAGGTGGCCGAGGCGACCCGCTGGCTCGACCCCGGCGAGCGCGACGTGCTGGCCCTCTGGTGGCTGGAGGCGTCCGGCCACCTCACCCGGCGCGAGCTCGCCGACGGGCTCGGCGTGAGCCCCGCGCACGCCGCCGTCCGGGTGCAGCGGATGAAGACGCAGCTCGGTACGTGCCGGGCCGTCGTCCGCGCGCTGTCGGATCCGCGCTGCGGCGCGCTCGTCCTCGACCGCTGGGACGGCCGCCCGTCCCCGCTGTGGCGCAAGCGCGTCGCCCGGCACGTCCGCGGCTGCGACGCCTGCGCGGAGCGCGGCCGCGACCTGCTGCCGCCCGAAGCGCTGCTCGCCGGGCTCGTCATGGTGCCGCCCCCGAAGACGCTCGACCCCGAACTCGTCGCGGCGACGTCCGCCTCGGCGGTGTCCGGCGCCGGACGGGCGGCGCGGTGGGCGGCGGGCGCCGCGGCGCTGGCCGCCGCCGTCGCCGCGGCCGTCTGGTTCCTGTACGCCCCGCCGGACCGGACGGCCCCCGCGCCCGACGCCGCGCCGCCCGTGCGGCGCACGCCGGCGGCGCCGTCGCGAACGCCCGTCCCGGAGACGACGCCCGCGAAGGACCGCCTCGACCGGCTCACGTCCACCCCCTCCCCGACCATGGCGACGGTCGAGGAGCGGGTCGTCCGGCTGGTCAACGCGGAGCGCGCCCGCGCGGGCTGCGGCCCGCTGCGCGCGTCGCCCGCGCTGCGCGAGGCCGCACGCCGGCACTCGTCCGACATGGCGGCCCGCCGCGTCCTCGACCATCGCGGTGCCGGCGGCGCCGGTCCGGGAGACCGGATCACCGCCGCCGGTTTCCGCTGGTCGGCGTACGGCGAGAACATCGCCCAGGGGCAGCCGAGCCCCGACCGCGTCGTCGCGTCCTGGCTGGGCAGCCCCGGGCACCGCGCCAACATCGTCAACTGCGACTACGAACGGATCGGCGTGGCCGTCGCCCGCGGCCCCGGCGGCCCCTGGTGGACGCAGGTGTTCGCGACCGAGCGGTGA
- a CDS encoding ammonium transporter — translation MSTGLNTGDSAWLLVSTAMVLLMTPGLAFFYGGMVRSKNMLTMLYMSFICISLVTILWFLYGYGIAFGKDAGGAGLIGWGDWRLGNVTPDTLQGRIPEQIYACFQLTFAIITVALISGSIAGRARFGPWILFVVVWVTLVYLPIAHWVFAPSGWINEWGVMDFAGGLVVELNSGISGLAMALVLGRGVEFRRGEGPRPDNIPFVMLGLGLLWFGWFGFNAGSALSDGALATRAFVSTMIAGCSGMLTWRLLEWVRTRHLTRLGSASGALAGLVAITPSCAFVAVEGAFFIGVVAAVVCTYAVEVKLVAGYDDTLDVVGIHGAGGIVGVLALGFLATGRYQGSPGLFYGGAASVLGKQAVAVLAVAAYAFIVTFVIGKIIDRLFRMRMTPEEQDRGTDAAFVEG, via the coding sequence ATGTCCACGGGACTGAACACCGGCGACTCCGCCTGGCTGCTGGTGAGCACCGCGATGGTGCTTCTCATGACGCCCGGGCTCGCCTTCTTCTACGGCGGAATGGTCCGCTCCAAGAACATGCTGACGATGCTCTACATGAGCTTCATCTGCATCAGCCTGGTGACGATCCTGTGGTTCCTCTACGGGTACGGCATCGCGTTCGGCAAGGACGCGGGCGGTGCGGGGCTCATCGGCTGGGGCGACTGGCGGCTCGGCAACGTCACGCCGGACACGCTCCAGGGCAGGATCCCCGAGCAGATCTACGCGTGCTTCCAGCTCACGTTCGCGATCATCACGGTCGCGCTGATCAGCGGCTCCATCGCGGGACGAGCGCGGTTCGGCCCGTGGATCCTGTTCGTCGTCGTGTGGGTGACGCTCGTCTACCTGCCCATCGCGCACTGGGTCTTCGCACCGTCCGGCTGGATCAACGAGTGGGGCGTGATGGACTTCGCGGGCGGCCTCGTCGTCGAGTTGAACTCCGGCATCTCGGGCCTCGCGATGGCGCTGGTGCTGGGCCGCGGGGTCGAGTTCCGGCGCGGCGAGGGCCCGCGCCCGGACAACATCCCCTTCGTCATGCTCGGCCTCGGGCTCCTCTGGTTCGGCTGGTTCGGCTTCAACGCGGGGTCGGCGCTGAGCGACGGCGCCCTCGCCACCCGCGCGTTCGTCAGCACGATGATCGCGGGCTGTTCCGGGATGCTGACCTGGCGGCTGCTGGAATGGGTCCGCACCCGGCACCTGACCAGGCTCGGGTCCGCCAGCGGGGCGTTGGCCGGGCTGGTGGCCATCACCCCGTCGTGCGCCTTCGTCGCCGTCGAGGGCGCCTTCTTCATCGGGGTCGTGGCCGCCGTCGTGTGCACGTACGCGGTCGAGGTGAAGCTCGTCGCCGGTTACGACGACACGCTGGACGTCGTCGGCATCCACGGCGCGGGCGGCATCGTCGGCGTCCTCGCGCTCGGCTTCCTGGCCACCGGCCGGTACCAGGGCTCGCCCGGCCTCTTCTACGGCGGCGCCGCGTCCGTCCTCGGCAAACAGGCGGTCGCGGTGCTCGCCGTCGCCGCGTACGCGTTCATCGTCACCTTCGTCATCGGCAAGATCATCGACCGGCTGTTCCGGATGCGGATGACCCCCGAGGAGCAGGACAGGGGAACGGACGCCGCCTTCGTCGAGGGCTGA
- a CDS encoding TetR/AcrR family transcriptional regulator, with protein sequence MPDTQSRRLPRGRHALAREEVRRIQRSRLCAAMAEVMAEKGYVDTSVADVLQRATVSRQSFYELFDSKLDCFNAAFECAGELLLERLAEDVPAPAAPPAPADRLALCERAIGAYLRALAGELAYARLFLVEVYAAGPEAIDRRARTQEIITAALADLVGGGEDESVRFACRVIVAGTSAMVTPPVAEQDADALLALGPPLIEHVRGLWAAGVLTGS encoded by the coding sequence ATGCCGGATACCCAGTCCCGCCGCCTGCCCCGCGGACGCCACGCGCTGGCGCGCGAGGAGGTCCGGCGGATCCAGCGGTCGCGGCTGTGCGCCGCGATGGCCGAGGTGATGGCCGAGAAGGGATACGTCGACACGTCCGTCGCGGACGTCCTGCAGCGGGCCACCGTGTCGCGGCAGAGCTTCTACGAGCTGTTCGACTCCAAGCTCGACTGCTTCAACGCGGCCTTCGAGTGCGCGGGCGAACTGCTGCTGGAGCGGCTGGCGGAGGACGTCCCGGCCCCGGCCGCGCCCCCGGCGCCCGCCGACCGGCTGGCGCTGTGCGAGCGCGCGATCGGCGCGTACCTGCGGGCGCTCGCCGGGGAACTCGCCTACGCGCGGCTGTTCCTCGTCGAGGTGTACGCGGCCGGTCCCGAGGCGATCGACCGGCGCGCCCGCACCCAGGAGATCATCACCGCCGCGCTCGCCGATCTGGTGGGCGGCGGCGAGGACGAGTCCGTCCGGTTCGCCTGCCGGGTGATCGTCGCCGGGACGAGCGCGATGGTGACGCCGCCGGTCGCCGAGCAGGACGCGGACGCCCTGCTCGCCCTCGGCCCGCCGCTGATCGAGCACGTCCGCGGCCTGTGGGCCGCCGGGGTCCTCACCGGGAGCTGA
- a CDS encoding CAP domain-containing protein, whose amino-acid sequence MRDQDGHRPGRASDRVVVWTAVGAAGLLVTGAIAGTIVGVFQDDPGGTLAGAESTPTPTPSATRPAGAASPEPSATPSPTKAKTKTEAKETREPVQKDSRPPARKPTPTPKADEPDPPKRTTAPAGGTTAARVVALVNAERAEKGCGPVRSNAQLTRAAQGHSADMAARGYFAHTSPDGDDPGDRITAAGYRWRSYGENIAKGQSSPESVMRSWMNSPGHRANILNCGFDEIGVGVVTSGGPYWTQAFGSR is encoded by the coding sequence ATGAGGGACCAGGACGGGCACCGCCCCGGGCGGGCGTCGGACCGGGTCGTCGTGTGGACGGCCGTGGGGGCGGCCGGGCTGCTCGTGACGGGCGCGATCGCCGGGACGATCGTCGGCGTGTTCCAGGACGATCCGGGCGGGACGCTCGCGGGGGCCGAGTCGACCCCGACGCCGACGCCGAGCGCGACACGGCCGGCCGGGGCCGCTTCGCCGGAGCCGTCCGCGACGCCGTCGCCGACGAAGGCGAAGACGAAGACGGAGGCGAAGGAGACGCGCGAGCCCGTCCAGAAGGACTCGCGGCCACCGGCACGGAAACCGACGCCGACCCCGAAGGCGGACGAACCGGACCCGCCGAAGCGCACGACGGCCCCGGCGGGCGGGACGACCGCGGCGCGGGTGGTCGCGCTGGTCAACGCCGAACGCGCCGAGAAGGGGTGCGGGCCGGTGCGGAGCAACGCGCAGCTGACGCGGGCGGCGCAGGGGCACTCGGCGGACATGGCCGCACGGGGCTACTTCGCCCACACCAGCCCGGACGGGGACGATCCGGGCGACCGGATCACGGCGGCGGGATACCGCTGGCGGTCCTACGGCGAGAACATCGCGAAGGGGCAGTCGAGCCCGGAGAGCGTGATGCGGTCGTGGATGAACAGCCCCGGGCACCGGGCGAACATCCTCAACTGCGGCTTCGACGAGATCGGCGTCGGTGTCGTCACGTCGGGCGGGCCGTACTGGACGCAGGCGTTCGGGTCGCGCTGA